A window of Candidatus Omnitrophota bacterium contains these coding sequences:
- a CDS encoding CPBP family intramembrane metalloprotease produces MTRSFLRSRWLYAVLALLIIGVYVWGRPTNAPEPLEAIRELPERSREWMPQTIDAQTWRRVVRHEPATTLALVILGLFSLVMTCGGIALAIRAVMQGTWRSWWTASSTALPPWSFGELFRIMMLAVAMAFLLSAAQLMLVTTGLLPLPDPHVALTVAMLLLDVFVGLMILSFAAGKGRSVWATFGLTGPIAGPAMTIGLRSYMTAFPWLFGLLWLVAQVVEALGIKQPIEPIQELVFREQRPFVLGLTVVLACTVGPIVEELFFRGVLYTAIRQRTSRLIGMLASAAIFALLHTNVVGFLPIVALGCVLAYLYERTGSLAASLAVHVLHNSFLISTAMVFRHMMSASPP; encoded by the coding sequence ATGACGCGATCCTTCTTGCGCAGCCGATGGCTGTACGCCGTGTTGGCTCTCCTGATCATCGGGGTGTACGTGTGGGGGCGTCCGACGAATGCGCCGGAGCCGCTGGAAGCCATCCGGGAGCTTCCGGAGCGCTCGCGAGAGTGGATGCCGCAAACGATCGATGCGCAGACATGGCGACGCGTTGTGCGCCATGAGCCGGCGACCACCCTCGCATTGGTGATCCTCGGCCTGTTCTCGCTCGTCATGACATGCGGCGGCATCGCGCTGGCGATTCGCGCCGTCATGCAGGGCACGTGGCGGTCGTGGTGGACCGCATCATCGACGGCGCTGCCCCCGTGGTCTTTCGGCGAGCTCTTCCGAATCATGATGCTGGCCGTGGCCATGGCGTTTCTGTTATCCGCCGCCCAGCTGATGCTGGTGACGACCGGGCTGTTGCCCCTGCCTGATCCGCATGTGGCGTTGACCGTGGCCATGCTGTTGCTTGACGTGTTTGTGGGCCTCATGATCCTCTCGTTCGCCGCCGGCAAGGGGCGCTCGGTCTGGGCCACCTTCGGGTTGACCGGCCCGATCGCCGGCCCGGCCATGACGATCGGCTTGCGCAGCTACATGACGGCGTTTCCGTGGCTCTTCGGGTTGCTCTGGCTGGTCGCTCAGGTGGTTGAAGCGCTCGGCATCAAGCAGCCGATTGAGCCCATCCAAGAGCTGGTGTTTCGCGAGCAGCGTCCGTTCGTGCTGGGCTTGACGGTGGTGCTCGCCTGCACGGTCGGCCCCATCGTCGAAGAGCTGTTTTTCCGCGGCGTGCTCTACACCGCGATTCGCCAGCGGACGTCGCGCCTCATCGGGATGCTCGCGAGCGCGGCGATCTTCGCGCTGCTGCACACCAACGTGGTGGGATTTTTGCCGATCGTCGCGCTCGGCTGCGTGCTGGCGTATCTGTATGAGCGGACCGGATCGCTCGCCGCGTCGCTGGCGGTGCATGTGCTGCACAATAGCTTTTTGATCAGCACCGCCATGGTCTTTCGCCATATGATGAGCGCTAGCCCACCGTGA
- the metG gene encoding methionine--tRNA ligase, whose amino-acid sequence MSKTLYFTTPLYYVNAAPHIGHSYTTIAADALARYYRLKGESVFLLTGTDEHGQKIEQAAAAAGKTPQVYVDDVVERFLELWKLLNISYDDFIRTTQPRHEKAVQAILTKLYDEKKLVHAEYQGWYCTPDETFWTEAELAATGRVDGKPLCPSCQRALEPVQEDGWHLPLRASQDWLRNFVKTHPDFVKPASRYNELASLLEQPLPESLCITRPRQRVSWGIPVPFSPDHVTYVWIDALLNYITVAGYLENPKRFDALWPAAMHVIGKDILRHHALYWPVLLHALGLPDAQMPKTIFAHGWWKVGEQKMSKTLGNIVDPTAVVTQLLKDQPYAADIYRYFLLREIPFGQDGSFSEDALFKRLDADLANDLGNLVNRTCSMLERYCQGVIPQADGVGASSDDAALWTAAQQVSSAVDASMSRVDFSGALEAIMAVVTQTNQYIERTAPWKLAKQPESVRRLHVVLVTMASVVRALAAQLQPFMPSVADAMWEQLGYTGVSHTADPTLVTASWPSAHPIGAHPVLFPRAKVG is encoded by the coding sequence TGCTCACCGGGACCGATGAGCACGGCCAAAAGATTGAGCAGGCCGCCGCGGCCGCCGGCAAAACCCCGCAGGTCTACGTCGATGACGTCGTCGAACGCTTCCTGGAACTCTGGAAGCTGCTCAACATTTCGTATGACGATTTCATCCGCACCACCCAGCCGCGGCATGAGAAAGCGGTGCAGGCGATTCTGACGAAATTGTACGACGAGAAGAAGTTAGTGCACGCGGAGTATCAGGGGTGGTATTGCACTCCGGATGAAACGTTCTGGACAGAGGCGGAATTGGCCGCGACCGGCCGCGTCGACGGAAAACCGCTGTGCCCCTCCTGCCAGCGGGCGTTGGAGCCCGTTCAAGAGGATGGCTGGCACCTGCCGCTGCGCGCGTCCCAAGACTGGCTGCGAAATTTTGTGAAGACTCACCCGGATTTTGTCAAGCCGGCCAGCCGCTATAACGAGCTCGCGAGCCTCTTGGAGCAGCCGCTGCCGGAGTCGCTGTGCATCACCCGCCCGCGCCAGCGGGTCAGTTGGGGCATTCCGGTGCCCTTCAGCCCGGACCATGTCACCTATGTGTGGATCGATGCGCTGCTGAACTACATCACCGTGGCGGGCTACCTCGAGAACCCGAAACGGTTCGACGCGCTCTGGCCGGCGGCGATGCATGTCATCGGCAAAGATATCCTGCGGCACCACGCGCTGTACTGGCCGGTGCTGCTGCATGCGCTGGGCCTGCCTGATGCGCAGATGCCGAAAACGATTTTCGCCCACGGCTGGTGGAAGGTGGGCGAACAGAAGATGTCGAAAACGCTGGGCAACATCGTCGATCCGACGGCCGTGGTCACGCAGCTGCTGAAGGATCAGCCGTATGCCGCGGACATCTACCGCTATTTTCTCCTGCGCGAAATCCCCTTCGGCCAGGATGGGAGTTTTTCGGAAGACGCCCTATTCAAGCGCCTTGACGCCGATTTGGCCAACGACCTCGGCAACTTGGTCAACCGCACCTGCTCGATGCTGGAGCGCTATTGCCAAGGCGTGATCCCGCAGGCGGATGGCGTCGGCGCCTCATCGGACGATGCGGCGCTGTGGACGGCAGCGCAGCAGGTCTCCTCGGCGGTGGATGCGTCGATGAGCCGGGTGGATTTTTCAGGAGCGCTCGAGGCGATCATGGCGGTGGTGACCCAGACCAATCAATATATCGAGCGCACAGCCCCCTGGAAACTCGCGAAACAGCCTGAGAGCGTTCGGCGCTTACACGTCGTCCTCGTGACAATGGCGTCGGTGGTGCGGGCATTGGCCGCCCAGCTGCAGCCGTTCATGCCGTCGGTCGCCGACGCGATGTGGGAGCAGCTCGGCTACACCGGCGTGTCGCACACGGCAGATCCCACCCTCGTCACCGCGTCGTGGCCTTCGGCGCATCCCATCGGCGCGCACCCTGTGCTGTTTCCTCGGGCCAAGGTGGGATGA
- the thiL gene encoding thiamine-phosphate kinase: MKTVHAIGEFKLIDRIRRRLHRPTSVVAGIGDDAAVARTKHGELLLFASDMLVEGTHFRRDALSPAAIGWKALACNISDIAAMGGAPLWAVVSLGLPPRTPIAFVDGLYAGLERCARRNRCAVVGGDTVRAPQVIVDVAIIGYAASSQVVRRSGARIGDTLCVTGRLGGSYLSGHHAAFTPRVAEAQALLKRARIHAMMDLSDGLASDLWQMSRASGAILRIEAKQVPISRAGKTLRHALMDGEDFELLFAVAARDVARLPRRMGSCPVTSIGRVVRRGVGVELQRRDGRIVPLIPTGFRHF, from the coding sequence ATGAAGACGGTGCATGCGATTGGTGAGTTTAAGTTGATTGATCGCATTCGAAGGCGTCTCCACCGACCAACGTCTGTTGTGGCGGGGATCGGCGATGATGCGGCGGTGGCGCGCACGAAACACGGCGAGCTGCTGCTCTTTGCCAGCGACATGCTGGTGGAAGGGACGCATTTTCGCCGAGACGCTCTGTCGCCTGCGGCCATCGGCTGGAAAGCGCTCGCGTGCAATATCAGCGACATCGCCGCGATGGGGGGCGCGCCGTTGTGGGCGGTGGTGTCGTTAGGCCTGCCGCCGCGCACGCCAATCGCCTTCGTCGATGGGCTCTATGCCGGACTGGAACGGTGTGCCAGGCGGAATCGCTGCGCCGTCGTCGGCGGGGATACCGTGCGAGCCCCGCAGGTCATCGTCGATGTGGCGATCATCGGTTACGCGGCGTCATCGCAAGTGGTTCGGCGCAGCGGCGCACGGATCGGCGATACGCTGTGCGTCACCGGCCGGTTAGGCGGCTCCTACCTCAGCGGGCATCACGCCGCCTTTACCCCCAGAGTCGCAGAGGCTCAGGCGTTATTGAAGCGCGCGCGCATTCATGCCATGATGGATCTCTCCGACGGGCTGGCATCGGATCTGTGGCAGATGAGCCGGGCCAGCGGTGCGATCCTGCGCATTGAGGCGAAGCAGGTTCCCATTTCACGGGCAGGAAAAACGTTGCGCCATGCGCTGATGGATGGAGAAGATTTTGAGCTGCTGTTTGCCGTCGCCGCGCGCGACGTGGCGCGATTGCCCCGGCGGATGGGTTCCTGTCCTGTGACGTCGATCGGTCGCGTGGTGCGCCGCGGCGTCGGCGTCGAGTTGCAGCGTCGTGATGGCCGCATCGTTCCACTCATCCCGACAGGATTCAGGCACTTCTAA